From a region of the Zingiber officinale cultivar Zhangliang chromosome 4B, Zo_v1.1, whole genome shotgun sequence genome:
- the LOC121978151 gene encoding uncharacterized protein LOC121978151 encodes MTLLDDGVLLSVDDSLDSLVPGVIKVRRDPKSWRGARRVRSNWVLKADEGMEDADFKTGGGEDVANDGFTEGSDSSSRRRTRGRVRVSDSRGTSPVAEGEAPSDMDGVEWIDPNGFCRSEEDGGVRSWLKELGLSRYAPVFEIHEVDNKVLPLLTLDDLKDEIPISQISGGLLVDVCGFPVGEARK; translated from the coding sequence ATGACTCTGCTCGACGACGGAGTTCTCCTCTCTGTCGACGATAGCCTCGACTCGCTCGTGCCAGGAGTAATTAAGGTCCGGCGTGATCCGAAGTCGTGGCGGGGTGCAAGGCGGGTTCGATCAAACTGGGTCTTAAAGGCGGATGAAGGCATGGAAGACGCAGATTTCAAAACTGGTGGTGGAGAGGATGTTGCAAATGATGGGTTTACGGAAGGGTCTGATAGCTCGTCTCGCAGGAGGACCAGGGGAAGGGTTAGGGTTTCAGATAGTAGGGGCACTAGTCCTGTTGCGGAAGGGGAAGCTCCTTCAGATATGGATGGGGTAGAATGGATTGACCCGAACGGGTTTTGTCGTTCTGAAGAGGATGGTGGAGTGCGGTCATGGCTCAAGGAACTGGGACTGAGTAGGTATGCCCCTGTTTTTGAGATACATGAAGTGGATAACAAGGTGCTGCCATTGCTGACTCTAGACGATTTGAAAGATGAGATCCCCATCTCTCAGATCAGCGGTGGGCTCCTCGTGGATGTGTGTGGCTTCCCGGTGGGAGAGGCCAGGAAGTGA
- the LOC121977449 gene encoding NAC domain-containing protein 22-like, protein MKRQSTTTTTRRKKERMERSESPIDLPGFRFHPTEEELLDFYLRQMAHGRKLNFDIIGTLNIYLHEPWELPGLAKIGEREWYFFVPRDRRSSNGGRPNRTTERGFWKATGSDRPIRRASEPRRVLGVKKTLVFYRGRAPRGTKTDWVMNEYRLPESSTGAGDMPLKEDIVLCKVYRKATSLKELEQRAKMEDVKASPAHISMTTTDNTSHSDQDNQLQSPLAPFYCGVKEMKEEVPKDFEATSSSSSSLPSTSSVVRPTMLPELQVPKMDLEWMQDPFLTQLRSPWMDLWSPNFANILNY, encoded by the exons ATGAAGAGACAGAGCACAACAACAACgacgagaagaaagaaagaaagaatggAGAGAAGTGAGTCCCCGATCGATCTTCCCGGCTTCCGATTTCACCCCACGGAGGAGGAGCTGCTGGATTTCTACCTGAGGCAGATGGCTCATGGCAGGAAGCTCAACTTCGATATCATCGGCACTCTCAATATCTACCTCCATGAACCATGGGAGCTTCCAG GTTTGGCGAAGATAGGGGAGAGGGAGTGGTACTTCTTCGTGCCGAGGGACCGCCGGAGCAGCAACGGCGGCCGGCCCAACCGGACCACAGAGCGCGGGTTCTGGAAGGCCACGGGGTCCGACCGGCCGATCCGGAGGGCATCCGAGCCTCGGCGCGTCCTCGGGGTGAAGAAGACGCTAGTTTTCTACCGAGGGCGTGCCCCGCGCGGCACCAAGACAGATTGGGTCATGAACGAGTACCGCCTGCCGGAGAGCAGCACCGGCGCCGGCGACATGCCTCTCAAG GAAGACATAGTCCTGTGCAAGGTATACAGGAAGGCCACATCGCTGAAGGAATTGGAACAGAGAGCGAAAATGGAGGATGTGAAGGCCTCACCGGCCCACATATCCATGACTACGACAGACAACACATCCCACTCCGACCAAGACAACCAGCTGCAGAGCCCGCTGGCTCCGTTCTACTGCGGCGTCAAGGAGATGAAAGAAGAGGTGCCGAAAGATTTCGAGGCGACTTCGTCATCCTCCTCCTCGCTGCCCTCGACATCATCGGTCGTGAGGCCGACGATGCTTCCGGAGCTCCAGGTCCCGAAGATGGATCTGGAGTGGATGCAGGATCCTTTCTTGACGCAGCTACGGAGCCCATGGATGGACCTCTGGTCTCCTAATTTTGCTAACATCCTTAACTACTAG
- the LOC121978150 gene encoding protein ALTERED PHOSPHATE STARVATION RESPONSE 1-like, with protein sequence MGCSESKVVERRAVVLCHRRADLLAAVIRHRNALATAHAAYSDSLLSVSVALHRFLLLLAASSSSSPVLSLPRRLKSEPCPPPPASSGSSARYHHFSSRIEIATLDSDDEHEDEEEHDVRGDYNFQQQRLYDFPCATSFGRIHYTRSQPPPFSVTFDQRPPSYETVQVDYFDPYSANPSHASHPFPFPPGYYGSTGGFFNSYPSPAAMPRLVSEGSSSSRAPPPPPSPPKTSTWDFLNPFSIDLYSHGYTPSRSSGEVRHEEGIPDLEEVEQEVVQEATYDNPSFIAVSSTAAENGAREDEVISPSYHPSAASRSSNYDPAVIDKDTVAMGQRNTATSKRIRNALEVADAIKVQFQRASKCFRELSELLETGNHNDEVAKGSMGLASTLQKLYVWEKKLYHEVKSEEKMRQLLSKSNKDLRHLVEKGAEAHKIDTTGSLIDKLSMKIQVTIQVVRTISKRIDALRDEELWPLVTDLVLGLVRMWNLMLECHRMQCQTITEVEGLDFVVAYGRLSSANTDAILQLEMEMHKWSSNFSAWINAQRNYVKALNGWLLLCLPREHAETAPSPRRIGAPPVFTICKCWAQAMDRVSELEAINFVLAFADSLHQLWERLIVDKNKQMVATRDRERWLRVIEIKRKAMHKEVNSLNKKLAVIPGQFTLPVLQKQCDAQNITEVGSLKLGLKRLFEAMKHFSASSVKAYGELLEHCGEQTM encoded by the exons ATGGGATGCTCGGAGTCGAAGGTGGTGGAGCGTAGGGCCGTGGTGCTCTGCCACCGCCGCGCTGACCTCCTCGCCGCCGTCATTCGTCACCGCAACGCCCTCGCCACTGCGCACGCAGCCTACTCCGACTCCCTTCTCTCCGTCTCCGTTGCCCTCCACCGTTTCCTCCTACTACTAGccgcttcttcctcctcctcccctGTTCTTTCCCTTCCTAGACGCCTCAAATCTGAGCCATGTCCGCCACCGCCAGCTTCCTCTGGTTCCTCTGCCCGCTACCATCATTTCAGCTCTCGCATAGAGATTGCTACTTTGGACTCCGACGATGAGCACGAGGACGAAGAGGAGCACGATGTGAGAGGTGATTACAATTTCCAGCAGCAACGCCTCTACGACTTCCCTTGCGCCACTAGCTTCGGAAGAATTCACTACACGCGCAGCCAGCCGCCGCCTTTCTCCGTCACCTTCGATCAGCGACCGCCGTCCTATGAGACAGTCCAAGTTGACTACTTTGATCCTTACTCGGCTAACCCTTCGCACGCCAGCCATCCTTTTCCCTTCCCCCCTGGTTATTACGGCTCAACTGGAGGATTCTTCAACTCCTATCCGAGTCCGGCGGCTATGCCGCGGCTGGTTTCGGAAGGTTCTTCCTCATCTAGAGCACCACCTCCGCCCCCTTCACCACCCAAGACTTCCACTTGGGACTTTCTGAACCCTTTCTCGATTGACTTATACAGCCATGGGTACACCCCTAGCCGAAGTTCTGGCGAGGTGAGGCACGAGGAAGGGATCCCCGACCTCGAAGAGGTGGAACAGGAAGTGGTCCAGGAAGCCACCTATGACAACCCGAGCTTTATAGCTGTCTCCTCTACGGCCGCGGAAAACGGAGCGAGAGAGGATGAAGTGATAAGCCCATCTTACCACCCATCGGCGGCCAGTCGAAGCTCAAATTACGATCCGGCTGTGATCGATAAGGATACGGTGGCAATGGGACAGAGAAACACAGCAACCTCCAAGAGGATACGAAATGCTTTAGAGGTTGCTGATGCAATTAAGGTACAGTTTCAAAGGGCATCCAAGTGCTTCAGAGAACTCTCGGAGTTGTTGGAAACGGGAAATCACAATG ATGAAGTAGCAAAGGGTTCTATGGGCCTTGCTTCCACATTGCAGAAGCTGTATGTTTGGGAGAAGAAGCTTTACCATGAGGTCAAG AGTGAAGAGAAAATGAGACAATTGCTTAGTAAGAGCAACAAGGATCTTAGACACTTGGTAGAAAAGGGTGCTGAGGCTCACAAGATCGACACCACCGGAAGTTTGATCGATAAGCTATCGATGAAAATTCAGGTAACAATTCAGGTTGTTAGAACAATTTCAAAAAGGATAGATGCACTGCGAGACGAAGAACTGTGGCCACTAGTCACTGACCTTGTTCTAGG TCTGGTGAGAATGTGGAATCTTATGCTCGAGTGTCATCGGATGCAATGCCAAACCATAACCGAAGTTGAAGGTCTAGATTTCGTGGTCGCATATGGAAGGCTTAGCAGTGCTAATACTGATGCAATACTGCAGCTGGAGATGGAAATGCACAAGTGGAGTAGCAACTTCTCGGCATGGATTAATGCTCAGAGGAACTATGTCAAAGCCTTGAATGGTTGGCTTCTACTTTGTCTTCCTCGTGAACATGCTGAAACTGCTCCCTCCCCAAGGAGAATTGGTGCACCACCTGTTTTTACCATCTGCAAGTGCTGGGCACAGGCCATGGACAGGGTCTCTGAGCTTGAGGCGATTAATTTCGTGCTGGCCTTCGCTGATTCCTTACACCAACTATGGGAGAGGCTGATCGTCGATAAGAATAAGCAGATGGTCGCAACTAGAGATAGAGAGAGATGGCTCAGGGTTATTGAGATAAAGAGAAAAGCAATGCACAAGGAAGTGAATTCTCTAAACAAGAAGCTCGCAGTAATACCTGGTCAGTTCACTCTACCAGTTCTTCAAAAGCAGTGTGATGCTCAAAATATTACAGAAGTAGGCAGTCTGAAATTAGGTTTGAAAAGATTATTTGAAGCCATGAAACACTTCTCGGCTAGTTCAGTGAAAGCTTATGGTGAGTTGCTTGAGCATTGTGGAGAGCAGACAATGTAG